A DNA window from Camelina sativa cultivar DH55 chromosome 17, Cs, whole genome shotgun sequence contains the following coding sequences:
- the LOC104755090 gene encoding sucrose nonfermenting 4-like protein isoform X1 has translation MFGSTLDSSRGNSAASGQLLTPTRFVWPYGGRRVFLSGSFTRWTEHVPLSPLEGCPTVFQVICNLTPGYHQYKFFVDGEWRHDEHQPFVSGNGGVVNTIFITGPDMVPTGFSPETLGRSNMDVDDVFVQTADSSQETIPRMSGADLEVSRHRISVLLSTRTAYELLPESGKVIALDVNLPVKQAFHILYEQGIPLAPLWDFGKGQFVGVLGPLDFILILRELGTHGSNLTEEELETHTIAAWKEGKAHISRQYDGSGRPYPRPLVQVGPYDNLKDVALKILQNKVAAVPVIYSSLQDGSYPQLLHLASLSGILKCICRYFRHSSSSLPILQQPICSIPLGTWVPRIGESSSKPLATLRPHASLGSALSLLVQAEVSSIPVVDDNDSLIDIYSRSDITALAKDKAYAQIHLDDMTVHQALQLGQDASPPYGIFNGQRCHMCLRSDSLLKVMERLANPGVRRLVIVEAGSKRVEGIISLSDVFQFLLGL, from the exons ATGTTTGGTTCTACATTGGATAGCAGCCGTGGAAACAGCGCTGCCTCAGGGCAGCTTCTTACTCCCACCCGCTTTGTCTGGCCTTATGGAGGTAGAAGGGTTTTTCTTAGCGGATCTTTCACCAG GTGGACAGAACATGTGCCATTGTCACCGCTTGAGGGCTGTCCTACTGTTTTTCAAGTCATTTGCAACTTGACGCCTGGATATCATCAG TATAAGTTTTTTGTTGATGGGGAATGGCGGCACGATGAGCACCAACCATTTGTAAGCGGAAATGGTGGAGTAGTGAATACAATATTTATAACTGGACCAGATATGGTTCCTACTGGTTTTAGCCCAGAGACTCTCGGCCGGTCAAATATGGATGTGGATGATGTCTTCGTGCAAACA GCTGATTCATCCCAAGAAACTATCCCTAGGATGTCAGGGGCTGATTTGGAGGTCTCTCGTCACCGTATATCTGTTTTATTATCAACCCGAACGGCATATGAGCTGCTACCTGAATCGGGCAAG GTTATTGCATTGGATGTTAATTTACCAGTGAAGCAAGCATTCCATATACTCTATGAGCAG GGAATCCCTTTGGCTCCTCTTTGGGACTTTGGTAAAGGCCAATTTGTTGGAGTTCTTGGTCCACTAGACTTCATTCTAATACTGAGAGAG CTGGGAACCCATGGATCAAACCTGACAGAGGAAGAGCTTGAGACGCACACAATAGCAGCCTGGAAAGAGGGGAAGGCTCATATTAGCCGACAATATGATGGAAGTGGGAGACCATATCCTAGGCCACTTGTTCAG GTTGGACCCTATGATAATCTGAAAGACGTTGCCCTGAAAATTTTGCAAAACAAGGTTGCAGCCGTTCCGGTTATATATTCGTCCTTGCAGGATGGTTCATATCCGCAGTTACTGCATCTTGCTTCGCTTTCAGGCATATTAAAAT GTATATGCAGATACTTTAGACATTCGTCTAGCTCTTTACCAATCCTTCAGCAACCCATTTGTTCAATTCCCCTGGGTACTTGGGTCCCTAGAATCGGAGAATCAAGTAGCAAACCTCTCGCTACATTGAGACCACACGCCTCGTTGGGTTCTGCGCTCTCATTATTAGTTCAAG CTGAAGTTAGTTCAATTCCGGTAGTGGATGACAATGACTCGCTTATTGACATATACTCTCGAAG TGATATAACTGCTCTGGCTAAAGATAAGGCATACGCACAGATTCATCTTGACGACATGACGGTTCACCAG GCGCTGCAGTTGGGGCAAGATGCGAGTCCGCCATATGGAATCTTCAACGGGCAGAGATGTCACATGTGCTTGCGCTCTGATTCTCTTCTGAAAGTGATGGAGCGGCTGGCAAATCCAG gtGTAAGGAGGCTGGTAATAGTGGAAGCAGGGAGTAAACGTGTTGAAGGTATCATATCATTGAGCGATGTTTTCCAATTCCTGCTCGGTCTTTGA
- the LOC104755090 gene encoding sucrose nonfermenting 4-like protein isoform X2, with the protein MFGSTLDSSRGNSAASGQLLTPTRFVWPYGGRRVFLSGSFTRWTEHVPLSPLEGCPTVFQVICNLTPGYHQYKFFVDGEWRHDEHQPFVSGNGGVVNTIFITGPDMVPTGFSPETLGRSNMDVDDVFVQTADSSQETIPRMSGADLEVSRHRISVLLSTRTAYELLPESGKVIALDVNLPVKQAFHILYEQGIPLAPLWDFGKGQFVGVLGPLDFILILRELGTHGSNLTEEELETHTIAAWKEGKAHISRQYDGSGRPYPRPLVQVGPYDNLKDVALKILQNKVAAVPVIYSSLQDGSYPQLLHLASLSGILKCICRYFRHSSSSLPILQQPICSIPLGTWVPRIGESSSKPLATLRPHASLGSALSLLVQAEVSSIPVVDDNDSLIDIYSRSDITALAKDKAYAQIHLDDMTVHQALQLGQDASPPYGIFNGQRCHMCLRSDSLLKVMERLANPDERIVCV; encoded by the exons ATGTTTGGTTCTACATTGGATAGCAGCCGTGGAAACAGCGCTGCCTCAGGGCAGCTTCTTACTCCCACCCGCTTTGTCTGGCCTTATGGAGGTAGAAGGGTTTTTCTTAGCGGATCTTTCACCAG GTGGACAGAACATGTGCCATTGTCACCGCTTGAGGGCTGTCCTACTGTTTTTCAAGTCATTTGCAACTTGACGCCTGGATATCATCAG TATAAGTTTTTTGTTGATGGGGAATGGCGGCACGATGAGCACCAACCATTTGTAAGCGGAAATGGTGGAGTAGTGAATACAATATTTATAACTGGACCAGATATGGTTCCTACTGGTTTTAGCCCAGAGACTCTCGGCCGGTCAAATATGGATGTGGATGATGTCTTCGTGCAAACA GCTGATTCATCCCAAGAAACTATCCCTAGGATGTCAGGGGCTGATTTGGAGGTCTCTCGTCACCGTATATCTGTTTTATTATCAACCCGAACGGCATATGAGCTGCTACCTGAATCGGGCAAG GTTATTGCATTGGATGTTAATTTACCAGTGAAGCAAGCATTCCATATACTCTATGAGCAG GGAATCCCTTTGGCTCCTCTTTGGGACTTTGGTAAAGGCCAATTTGTTGGAGTTCTTGGTCCACTAGACTTCATTCTAATACTGAGAGAG CTGGGAACCCATGGATCAAACCTGACAGAGGAAGAGCTTGAGACGCACACAATAGCAGCCTGGAAAGAGGGGAAGGCTCATATTAGCCGACAATATGATGGAAGTGGGAGACCATATCCTAGGCCACTTGTTCAG GTTGGACCCTATGATAATCTGAAAGACGTTGCCCTGAAAATTTTGCAAAACAAGGTTGCAGCCGTTCCGGTTATATATTCGTCCTTGCAGGATGGTTCATATCCGCAGTTACTGCATCTTGCTTCGCTTTCAGGCATATTAAAAT GTATATGCAGATACTTTAGACATTCGTCTAGCTCTTTACCAATCCTTCAGCAACCCATTTGTTCAATTCCCCTGGGTACTTGGGTCCCTAGAATCGGAGAATCAAGTAGCAAACCTCTCGCTACATTGAGACCACACGCCTCGTTGGGTTCTGCGCTCTCATTATTAGTTCAAG CTGAAGTTAGTTCAATTCCGGTAGTGGATGACAATGACTCGCTTATTGACATATACTCTCGAAG TGATATAACTGCTCTGGCTAAAGATAAGGCATACGCACAGATTCATCTTGACGACATGACGGTTCACCAG GCGCTGCAGTTGGGGCAAGATGCGAGTCCGCCATATGGAATCTTCAACGGGCAGAGATGTCACATGTGCTTGCGCTCTGATTCTCTTCTGAAAGTGATGGAGCGGCTGGCAAATCCAG ATGAGAGGATTGTGTGtgtataa